A region from the Penaeus monodon isolate SGIC_2016 chromosome 17, NSTDA_Pmon_1, whole genome shotgun sequence genome encodes:
- the LOC119583701 gene encoding cysteine-rich protein 2-binding protein-like isoform X1 — protein MSTFVPNMSAGPCLYCNGSSAEAPEELLRCELCRRSTHISCLRSSQPEGRLLGDNFFEYTCSQCHQSTQDSCIRAKLSTLQILLLVLYNLHKSDAYTARSGFYHWKLHIYNFINQHWKEIFGPESRKKKKKVVQASLSGQLSHYGQYFVSGYETLRDGGWYRLAVVLPPAQLIQQQMEEKRGGRPGGNGDSVRGRGRKFLKEDSSRVRTSGITATSEMVWVKEEPLERESVSSGDVSFDSLSHDDSSRGSWFTERDLLKPNNRPPQALFDSDEDDDMTLQTEIKEEITIKQEQLDSEMIDVGESEAHHVPNIKTEVQEEPLPCLKPSLFTKSTPPPPPLKKIEEPHKEGRERLRPLSSYEERQLLRKLEHLQEAGPLPPHLLRLRRKLVVRKSKYEHGLPVFDLDAEIKYINSHGRLRTRREKIYSKLSSDPGDSAARVLDRFQVAIGDEHQKQTKNSSFLVKLVGDPEGSFSYIHSPYTLQKLKPFIRRDYESVPLKLKLLQEIIQYPHRHNSAWQPPMRHPIDYCYVTPKHIPAMNQLARHFFWPGIDLSEVLQYPDHTCVVLYRNLVVGFGVLVPDIGFNMAYLSFLLVHPEWRRAGIATFVLYHLIQTCMGKDITLHVSATNPALILYQQFGFKVEEFLSDFYDKYYPEDSPECKHAMYLRLSR, from the exons ATGTCTACA TTTGTACCCAACATGAGCGCAGGCCCTTGCCTGTACTGCAATGGCTCTTCCGCTGAGGCTCCAGAAGAACTATTGCGCTGTGAGCTGTGTCGCCGCTCAACACACATCTCCTGCCTCAGGTCCTCTCAGCCAGAGGGACGTCTCTTGGGGGATAATTTCTTTGAATACACATGCTCTCAGTGCCATCAGAGCACCCAGGACTCTTGCATTAGAGCAAAATTGAGCAC ACTTCAGATATTATTACTGGTTCTATATAATCTACACAAGTCAGATGCCTACACTGCCAGGAGTGGCTTTTACCACTGGAAGCTTCACATATACAACTTCATAAATCAACACTGGAAGGAGATATTTGGTCCTGAGAG ccgcaagaagaagaaaaaggtggtcCAGGCATCACTGAGTGGCCAACTTTCTCACTACGGGCAATATTTTGTGAGCGGATATGAAACGCTGCGGGATGGTGGGTGGTACAGGCTGGCCGTTGTGCTGCCGCCTGCCCAGCTCATACAGCAGCAGATGGAAGAAAAACGTGGTGGCAGGCCAGGAGGAAATGGAGATTCCGTAAGAGGGAGGGGACGGAAATTTCTGAAAGAAGATTCctcaagggtgagg ACCTCAGGGATCACTGCCACCTCTGAAATGGTATGGGTAAAGGAAGAGCCTTTAGAAAGAGAGTCTGTGAGCTCTGGGGATGTTTCCTTTGACAGCCTGAGTCACGATGACTCTTCCCGAGGTTCTTGGTTTACAGAGAGGGACCTCCTGAAGCCAAACAACAGACCACCCCAGGCCTTGTTTGACagtgatgaagacgatgatatgACATTGCAG ACTGAAATTAAAGAGGAGATTACGATCAAGCAAGAACAGTTGGATAGCGAGATGATTGATGTAGGAGAAAGTGAAGCTCATCACGTTCCCAACATCAAGACTGAGGTACAAGAAGAGCCTCTGCCATGCTTAAAGCCCTCTCTTTTCACAaaatctactcctcctcctcctcccttaaaaaagatagaagaaccACATAAAGAGGGCAGGGAAcg GTTACGTCCCCTCAGTAGCTATGAAGAGCGACAGCTACTTCGCAAGCTAGAGCATTTACAAGAAGCTGGACCATTACCTCCTCATCTACTTCGTTTGCGTCGAAAACTTGTAGTAAG GAAATCCAAATATGAACATGGCCTTCCTGTCTTTGACCTAGATgcagaaattaaatatataaattctcaTGGCAGACTACGAACTCgtcgagaaaaaatatattcgaAATTGTCAAGTGATCCTGGAGACTCAGCAGCACGTGTATTGGACAGGTTTCAG GTTGCTATTGGTGATGAACATCAGAAGCAGACCAAGAATTCAAGCTTCTTGGTCAAACTTGTTGGTGATCCTGAAGGTTCATTTTCATACATCCACAGTCCTTACACCCTGCA GAAACTGAAGCCCTTTATCAGACGAGACTATGAGTCTGTCCCACTCAAACTGAAACTGTTGCAAGAGATTATCCAGTACCCTCACCGCCACAACTCCGCTTGGCAGCCCCCAATGAGACACCCAATAGATTACTGCTATGTCACACCAAAACATATTCCAGCCATGAACCAATTAGCCAGACATTTCTTTTGGCCTGGCATTGACT TGTCAGAAGTCCTACAGTACCCAGACCACACGTGCGTAGTGCTGTACCGAAACCTTGTTGTGGGGTTTGGAGTTCTTGTGCCGGACATTGGCTTCAACATGGCATACCTGTCCTTCCTCCTTGTACATCCCGAGTGGCGTCGAGCTGGCATAGCAACCTTTGTGCTATACCATCTTATTCAG acATGCATGGGGAAGGACATCACACTCCACGTATCGGCAACCAATCCAGCACTTATCCTCTACCAGCAGTTTGGGTTTAAGGTCGAGGAATTCCTGTCCGACTTCTACGACAAGTACTACCCCGAGGACAGTCCAGAGTGTAAACATGCCATGTACCTTCGGCTAAGTAGATAA
- the LOC119583701 gene encoding cysteine-rich protein 2-binding protein-like isoform X2, protein MSTFVPNMSAGPCLYCNGSSAEAPEELLRCELCRRSTHISCLRSSQPEGRLLGDNFFEYTCSQCHQSTQDSCIRAKLSTLQILLLVLYNLHKSDAYTARSGFYHWKLHIYNFINQHWKEIFGPESRKKKKKVVQASLSGQLSHYGQYFVSGYETLRDGGWYRLAVVLPPAQLIQQQMEEKRGGRPGGNGDSVRGRGRKFLKEDSSRTSGITATSEMVWVKEEPLERESVSSGDVSFDSLSHDDSSRGSWFTERDLLKPNNRPPQALFDSDEDDDMTLQTEIKEEITIKQEQLDSEMIDVGESEAHHVPNIKTEVQEEPLPCLKPSLFTKSTPPPPPLKKIEEPHKEGRERLRPLSSYEERQLLRKLEHLQEAGPLPPHLLRLRRKLVVRKSKYEHGLPVFDLDAEIKYINSHGRLRTRREKIYSKLSSDPGDSAARVLDRFQVAIGDEHQKQTKNSSFLVKLVGDPEGSFSYIHSPYTLQKLKPFIRRDYESVPLKLKLLQEIIQYPHRHNSAWQPPMRHPIDYCYVTPKHIPAMNQLARHFFWPGIDLSEVLQYPDHTCVVLYRNLVVGFGVLVPDIGFNMAYLSFLLVHPEWRRAGIATFVLYHLIQTCMGKDITLHVSATNPALILYQQFGFKVEEFLSDFYDKYYPEDSPECKHAMYLRLSR, encoded by the exons ATGTCTACA TTTGTACCCAACATGAGCGCAGGCCCTTGCCTGTACTGCAATGGCTCTTCCGCTGAGGCTCCAGAAGAACTATTGCGCTGTGAGCTGTGTCGCCGCTCAACACACATCTCCTGCCTCAGGTCCTCTCAGCCAGAGGGACGTCTCTTGGGGGATAATTTCTTTGAATACACATGCTCTCAGTGCCATCAGAGCACCCAGGACTCTTGCATTAGAGCAAAATTGAGCAC ACTTCAGATATTATTACTGGTTCTATATAATCTACACAAGTCAGATGCCTACACTGCCAGGAGTGGCTTTTACCACTGGAAGCTTCACATATACAACTTCATAAATCAACACTGGAAGGAGATATTTGGTCCTGAGAG ccgcaagaagaagaaaaaggtggtcCAGGCATCACTGAGTGGCCAACTTTCTCACTACGGGCAATATTTTGTGAGCGGATATGAAACGCTGCGGGATGGTGGGTGGTACAGGCTGGCCGTTGTGCTGCCGCCTGCCCAGCTCATACAGCAGCAGATGGAAGAAAAACGTGGTGGCAGGCCAGGAGGAAATGGAGATTCCGTAAGAGGGAGGGGACGGAAATTTCTGAAAGAAGATTCctcaagg ACCTCAGGGATCACTGCCACCTCTGAAATGGTATGGGTAAAGGAAGAGCCTTTAGAAAGAGAGTCTGTGAGCTCTGGGGATGTTTCCTTTGACAGCCTGAGTCACGATGACTCTTCCCGAGGTTCTTGGTTTACAGAGAGGGACCTCCTGAAGCCAAACAACAGACCACCCCAGGCCTTGTTTGACagtgatgaagacgatgatatgACATTGCAG ACTGAAATTAAAGAGGAGATTACGATCAAGCAAGAACAGTTGGATAGCGAGATGATTGATGTAGGAGAAAGTGAAGCTCATCACGTTCCCAACATCAAGACTGAGGTACAAGAAGAGCCTCTGCCATGCTTAAAGCCCTCTCTTTTCACAaaatctactcctcctcctcctcccttaaaaaagatagaagaaccACATAAAGAGGGCAGGGAAcg GTTACGTCCCCTCAGTAGCTATGAAGAGCGACAGCTACTTCGCAAGCTAGAGCATTTACAAGAAGCTGGACCATTACCTCCTCATCTACTTCGTTTGCGTCGAAAACTTGTAGTAAG GAAATCCAAATATGAACATGGCCTTCCTGTCTTTGACCTAGATgcagaaattaaatatataaattctcaTGGCAGACTACGAACTCgtcgagaaaaaatatattcgaAATTGTCAAGTGATCCTGGAGACTCAGCAGCACGTGTATTGGACAGGTTTCAG GTTGCTATTGGTGATGAACATCAGAAGCAGACCAAGAATTCAAGCTTCTTGGTCAAACTTGTTGGTGATCCTGAAGGTTCATTTTCATACATCCACAGTCCTTACACCCTGCA GAAACTGAAGCCCTTTATCAGACGAGACTATGAGTCTGTCCCACTCAAACTGAAACTGTTGCAAGAGATTATCCAGTACCCTCACCGCCACAACTCCGCTTGGCAGCCCCCAATGAGACACCCAATAGATTACTGCTATGTCACACCAAAACATATTCCAGCCATGAACCAATTAGCCAGACATTTCTTTTGGCCTGGCATTGACT TGTCAGAAGTCCTACAGTACCCAGACCACACGTGCGTAGTGCTGTACCGAAACCTTGTTGTGGGGTTTGGAGTTCTTGTGCCGGACATTGGCTTCAACATGGCATACCTGTCCTTCCTCCTTGTACATCCCGAGTGGCGTCGAGCTGGCATAGCAACCTTTGTGCTATACCATCTTATTCAG acATGCATGGGGAAGGACATCACACTCCACGTATCGGCAACCAATCCAGCACTTATCCTCTACCAGCAGTTTGGGTTTAAGGTCGAGGAATTCCTGTCCGACTTCTACGACAAGTACTACCCCGAGGACAGTCCAGAGTGTAAACATGCCATGTACCTTCGGCTAAGTAGATAA
- the LOC119583702 gene encoding uncharacterized protein LOC119583702: MREKKKLDTHPSGSANVKVRKWVFYNTMAFLTPYVAPHATSSNVPPPLEEMNTEVDTDDAAVNDTDSARSVGTASNVDVCEEESSTSAMKQPSSTAKKKTATKKRCCELQSDVDEQIVGELQKMREQAVSRNGKESDSDCQFLLSLLPLIKQLSPMDNLDIKIEIQLAFRRKLAANEKYSYGYRTASLQKPSEPSPYAYERPSPYAYERPSPYANERPSPYANETTSAYGHETPSPYAHETTSAYGHQTTSAYASKVMFEK, translated from the coding sequence atgagagaaaagaagaaacttgATACTCATCCATCTGGTTCAGCCAATGTCAAAGTAAGGAAATGGGTATTCTACAACACAATGGCATTCCTCACACCTTATGTGGCACCACATGCCACATCTAGCAATGTACCGCCACCCCTTGAGGAAATGAATACTGAAGTTGATACGGATGATGCTGCAGTTAATGATACTGACAGTGCGCGTTCAGTAGGAACTGCAAGTAATGTGGATGTCTGTGAAGAGGAAAGTAGTACATCTGCTATGAAGCAGCCATCATctacagcaaagaaaaaaactgccACCAAGAAACGTTGCTGCGAGCTTCAAAGTGATGTAGATGAGCAAATCGTGGGGGAGTTACAAAAGATGCGAGAACAAGCAGTTAGTAGAAATGGAAAAGAATCAGACTCAGATTGTCAATTTCTGCTAAGTCTTCTCCCTCTCATAAAACAATTGTCACCTATGGATAATCTTGACATTAAAATTGAAATCCAACTGGCCTTTCGGAGAAAACTTGCAGCGAATGAAAAGTATAGCTACGGTTACCGTACTGCCTCACTACAAAAACCGTCTGAACCATCACCATATGCTTATGAAAGACCATCACCATATGCTTATGAAAGACCATCACCATATGCTAATGAAAGACCATCACCATATGCTAATGAAACGACATCAGCATATGGCCATGAAACACCATCACCATATGCTCATGAAACGACATCAGCATATGGTCATCAAACTACGTCAGCATATGCTAGTAAAGTGATGTTTGAGAAGTAA
- the LOC119583703 gene encoding crustacean hyperglycemic hormones 1, with the protein MTAFRMVWSMLLASLLMLLVASSTAPADALSPPAAGLGADHSFTKRSLFDPSCTGVFDRQLLRRLSRVCDDCFNVFREPNVATECRSNCYNNEVFRQCMEYLLPAHLHEEHRLAVQMVGK; encoded by the exons ATGACTGCTTTCCGTATG GTATGGTCAATGCTGTTGGCTTCTTTGCTGATGCTGCTCGTGGCGTCGTCCACTGCGCCCGCTGACGCCTTATCCCCTCCTGCGGCAGGCCTCGGAGCGGACCACAGCTTCACCAAACGCTCGCTCTTCGACCCTTCCTGTACCGGCGTCTTCGACCGGCAGCTCTTGCGAAGGCTGAGCCGAGTGTGTGATGACTGTTTTAACGTATTTAGGGAACCCAACGTAGCTACAGAATGCAG GAGTAATTGTTACAACAACGAAGTGTTCCGCCAGTGTATGGAATACCTTCTCCCGGCTCACCTTCACGAAGAGCATAGACTAGCTGTCCAGATGGTCGGGAAATAG